The genomic window CAGCGGTTTCCCACTGCGCGAATCGTGGTGATCGAAAAGGAGAACCGCTGGGCCGCGCATCAAACGGGGCACAACAGCGGTGTGATTCACTCGGGTGTGTATTATCGCCCCGGCAGCTTCAAAGCCAGGTTCTGTCGCGAGGGCAACCGCTCGATGGTGGAGTTCTGCAGGGCGAATGACATCCCTCATGAGATCTGTGGGAAAGTCATTGTCGCTACCGAGCCAGCTGAGCTGGCGCTGCTCGAAACGCTTTACCAGCGTGGAGTCGAGAACGGAGTTGAAGTGCACCGCATGGGCCCCGACGAAGTCGCGAAGGTCGAGCCTCATGTGCGCTGCCTGAAGGGAATTCGGGTTCCGTCCACGGGCATTGTGGACTTCGCCGCAGTCGCTCGCGCATACGCCCGTATCGTCGAAGAGAATGGCGGCGAGCTCCGCCTGAGCAGCGAGGTCGTTTCACTGCGAGCCGACTCACGCAGTCATCAAATCGAAACGACAGCCGGAACGTTCGAAGCCCGCTTCCTCATCAACTGCACCGGTCTCCACAGCGACCGCATTGCGCGAATGGCTGGTGTAGATCCCGGCGCGCGCATTGTCCCGTTCCGCGGAGAGTATTACGAGCTGCGGCCCGAGCGCCGTCACCTCGTGCGAACGCTGATTTACCCCGTGCCCAATCCCGATTTCCCTTTCCTCGGCGTGCATTTCACGAAGATGATCGACGGCAGCGTGCACGCGGGGCCGAACGCCGTACCCGGCTTGATGCGTGAAGGGTATCTGAAAAGCGACTTCAGCTTTCGCGATTCGCTCGAGACCCTCAGGTATCCCGGATTCTGGCGTCTCGCCCGCCGCCATCATGCGGAGGGCCGCCGTGAAATTATCAGGTCGTTCAGCAAGGCCGCATTTGTCCGCAGCCTTCAGCGCCTCATCCCTGAAATCACCGCAGATGACGTCGTCCCCACGCATGCGGGGGTACGTGCCCAGGCGTTACTCCCTGACGGAAAACTGGTCGACGATTTTCTCCTGGTGCCTGGCGTCCGATCCATGCATGTGTGTAACGCGCCATCGCCGGCCGCGACCGCGTCGATTGAAATCGGCATCGCGGTTGCAGATTCGCTGCCCGATCAGCCGAATCTGCGAAAAGTCACGGGAAGGATGACGTTGTAAAAACCGCGAACGAGTGGCTGTGTTCGTGTTCAACCTCTTACTGCATCAAGGGTCGGCACAAATAAGGGTCGCTGTCTGCGTCTTGTCGCTTGCTCGAATGCAAATGCAATTCTGATGAGTGTTGGCTCGCTGTATGCGCGCCCCATGAACGAAATGCCGACCGGTAGCCCGTGTGCAAACCCCGCCGGAACGGTGATGTTGGGATACCCGGCAACAGCGGCTGGAGTGGAGCTCGAGCCGAGGTAGTGATCACCGTTGATAAGGTCGGTGGTCCACGCGGGAGAGTTTGTGGGGGCCACGATCGCATCGAGCCGGTGACGCTTCATTATAGCATCCAGACCATCGGCGCGAGACATCCGCCGGTTGCGTGCCAGCGCATCCCGGTATTTGCGTGTGCTGAGCGGGCCCTTCTCCTGCGCCATCAGCATGATTTCCTGCCCGAACCACGGCATTTCGCGCGCGCGGTCGCGCTCGTTGAAGACAATGATGTCGGCAAGTGTTCGAACACGTGCGGTCGGACCAAGTGAAGCCAGATACGCATTCAGATCAGCCTTGAATTCGTAGAGCAGCACTTCGAATTCGGTGTCGTCATACTTGCCAGCGTTCGGGATGTCAGCCGGATCGACGATCACCGCACCACGCCGCTTCATCTCTTCGATGGCCCCGTTCACGATGCGGTCGGCGGCGTCGCTGTAGCCAAAGAATTTCGCGCGTGCGACACCGATCCTTGCGCCGCGCAATCCATTGGGGTCGAGAGAGCGGGTATAGTCGATCCGCACATTTCCGCGATTTTCGAGCATGGCTGCATCGCGGCTGTCTTGCCCCGCGAGGGCAGTCAGCAGGATTGCCGCATCGGTGACAGTGCGCGCCATCGGGCCCGCTGTATCCTGACTGTGCGCGATGGGGATAATCCCGGAGCGGCTTACTAACCCGAGGGTCGGTTTGATTCCGACGATCCCGTTTGCCGAAGCGGGGCAGACGATTGATCCATCGGTCTCGGTGCCCACGGCGACAGCGCAGAAGTTGGCCGAGACGGCGCCGCCAGAGCCAGAGCTCGATCCGCACGGATTGCGGTCGAGCGCGTAAGGATTCTTCGCCTGGCCACCCCGTGCGCTCCATCCACTCGATGAATGTGTAGAGCGGAAATTCGCCCATTCACTGAGATTCGCCTTGCCGAGGAGAATGGCGCCCGCGTCTCGCAGCCGTCGCGCAATAAATGCGTCGCGTAAAGGAATCGAACCTTCGAGCGCATAGGATCCGGCGGTGGTGGTCATCCGGTCCTTTGTGTCGATGTTGTCCTTGAGCAGGATTGGAATGCCGTGCAGCGGTCCACGGACACGGCCCTGCCGGCGTTCGTTGTCGAGCGCTACTGCAATCGCGACGGCGTCGGGGTTCGATTCAATGACGTAGCGGAGCGCCGGGCCTCGGCGGTCGAGCTCGTCGATCCGCGCCAGGTACAGCTCCGTGATCGAGCGCGCGGAGCGCTTGCCGGTCGTCATGTCCCGCTGCAGGCCGGCAATAGTCATTTCGTCGAGGTCGAACGCGAGGGTGTTTCGATTCTCATCGACTTCCGGCGGAGACTCGTCCGCACGCGCGAAGGGCGCGCCGCCGAAAGCGAGCGCGCCGGTGATTGCCGTGGAACGAAGAAAGTCGCGCCGCCGCATCACGCGACCGTCAGCCGATGTGGCAGCTCGACATTCCGCGTTTCTCGAGGTACTGCTGGTGGTAGTCCTCGGCTTCGTAGTACTCCGTCGCCGCCGTGATTTCAGTAACGATCGGCTTCCCCAGGCGGCCGCTGCGGTCGCGTTCATCTTTCGACGAAATTGCTGTGGCCTTCTGCTCGTCATCGTGATAGAAAATCGCCGAGCGGTATTGGGTGCCGATGTCGGGCCCCTGCCGGTTCATCGTGGTGGGGTTGTGGTTATCCCAGAACACGGTGAGAAGGTCGTCGTACGTAATGCTCTCCGAGTCGTAGGTCACCTGCACCACCTCGGCGTGGCCAGTCCGGCCGGAACATACATCCCGGTAGGTGGGGTTCGTCATCGTGCCACCGAGGTAGCCAACCGACGTCGAAAGAACCCCTGGAAGCTGCCTGAATGCCGCTTCCACACCCCAGAAACAACCTGCACCAAATGTCGCCTTGCTTTCCATACCTGAATTACCTCTGAAGTTCGCTGTTGCCAGCCGTGTCGCTGTGAGAATCACCGTTCATGTATTGCGCCAGAAGGTGGTGAAAATGGTGAGTGCCGACCTCCCGGCGCGCGGAAAAGCGCCCACGGTCGTAGAGCCGGGAGCTGACTCCGCGCTGCACTGATTCGACCACCTCTTCGTCTTCCATTTCGACAACGTGGAGATCTGCGCCGACTCCCTGCTCCCGGAGCGACTCGTTCCACACATATGATACAAATGAAACGCGGGTTCGTGCCGTGCCGAGTGGGGAAATCACGTTGAGGGAAAGCCCCCACGGATAGAAATTGAGCATGAGGTTCGGGAACAGCCAGAAATAGAACGCGGCAACTCGCTGCCCGTGGTCGGGATGGTCAGCCGGAAGATCGAACACCGGCTCGCCCGGTTTAGCCAACCCCATCTGAAGCGAGCCGTGCGGAAAGGTCTCAGTGTAATAGGCATTGTAATCGAGCTGCGCTGACAGGCTCTGGTGCACGTACGGAATGTGGAACTCTTCCAGGTAGTTGTCGCAGTAGAGCGCCCAGTTGGCGTTGATCAGATAGTCATGCGACGATGCCGCGTCTCGCCGGAACTGTTCGAGCGGCATCCAGCCTGCGCGTGCATTCACAGGAGCCATCCAGTCATTGAAGCTCACGGCGGGCGACAGCGCTGTAAAAAGCATGGGACCCCATCTATTTAGCGGCAGCTCGGGAAGGTTGTCGGAAACCGTGGGGAAATTTGCCGTCTGGTCGAACTCCGGCATCGATACAAACGACCCGTCGAGAGCGAACCGCCGGCCATGGTATCTGCAGCGGAATCCTTTCAGATGTCCCTCGCCCTCGACGACGAGGGCGCCGCGGTGCGTACACACGTTCGAAAGGCATCTGAGCTTCGCGTTCTCGTCAGACGCGAGCACCAGCGGCTCGTCGAGACAGCCGTCGAGAAGCGTGAATGGCAGCACATGACCGGGTGCCTTTACCCGCGCCGAATCGCCAGCAAACTGCCAACTCCGGGCGAATACTCGCTCCTTCTGCACCGCGTAGAACGCGGGGTCCGAGTACACCGCCGCCGGGAGTGTGGACGACGCACGGATATCGCGGTCTATTTCTATACGCCGAACTGACGGCGCGCCACATTCCTGGCAGGTGCCGGGCGTCTGAACTGTCATCGCTTGCAATTCCGAAGAGTGCCTTGATGAGATTACCCTTCCGGGGCGAAACTTCCACCCCCCGGCGACGTAAGATCAACCATACGGAGGCTCACAATGATATTCAGCTTGATTGCATTCGTCATCGCCACCATCTCGGCGATCGCAGGTTTCAGCTTCGCCAAGCGGTTTGTTCGCGACAGACTGCGGTATGTCGACGGCGCGCATAAGCCAGTTGCGCCGATTATCGCCGGCATCGGTGCTTACCTGCTGGCGATGGTCGTTACGGGGCTGTTGCCGATCGTCGGACTGGGTACTGCGATTGCTTTCGCCATCAGTGTCGCCGCGGGCGTTGCGGCGGGGTCGCGAGAGGTGAAATCCGGGGTTTATCCGTCGATTACGTCGGGCGGGTGATCGCTTTTGGCTGAGGGAATCCGCCTGGATTGGTGATTCCCTCAGCCAAGTGATTCCCCGGACGGAGGATTCCGTCAGCTCAGTGATTCATTAAGGTGAGTGATTGTCTCGCCGAGGTGATTTCCTCGGCTGAGTGATTCTTTCGCTACTGATTTTTCAGCTGAGTGATTTCCTCGGCTCGATCTTCGGCTGGTGGGTGTCCCGCTTCGATGACGCCCCGGACAGAAGCCTGTCCGGGGCAGGTGACAACGAGCCCGCCGCCGCTGCCGCCCTTATGCATTCAAGTCACGTGATGCCAATGACTTGTGAGCACGAGGTTACCCTCTCCGCGCCCCGGCCTTCCTTGTGCCTTGATAGGCCCCGTCAACTCAGTGACCCGGAGGGTCTCCTTATGATCAGAAAATTTGTCGGTATTGTCTCTATTGTCAGTGCCATGATGCTCACCGCAAACTCAGCGGATGCGCAGCGGTTCGGCACTCCCGCAATGTCGATTTCTCCATACGCAGGATACATGCGATTCGACGGGGTGGCGGATGGGCCGCTCAATTCCAACCTGACGACGGCCAGCGCGCCGATCTACGGAGCGCAGATCAATTTCCCCCTCGGCAGGACGATATCGATCCTGGGCAATGTCGCGTACTCCGAACCCGATCTGCGCGCGGGAATTCCCGTGCTCGGCAATGTATCCGTTGGAAAGAGCAACGTTCTGCTCTACGACGCGGGATTGCAGTTCAGTGCGCCCGCAGGCTTCGCAGAGCGCTCCATCATTCCTTTTCTGCAGCTTGGAGCAGGAGCGATGAAGTATGACATCGATGTTGCCGGTTTCAGCCGGAGCGCCACCAATCTCGCCTTCAACGCGGGCATCGGCGTCGATGTGCCGCTCGGCCGGAATATCGGACTGCGCCTCGCGGCGAAAGACTACATCGGAAAGTTTGATTTTGCTGAGGCAACGACGATCGACTACGATCCGAAGACCTCGCACAACGTTGCGCTCAGCGCTGGGTTGAAGCTCGGGTTTTAAGAGCTTCGCAGGATAGCCTGGAGTTGCAGCTCAGCCTTCCAGTGTTTTTCAAGTTCGCCTGCCCGCGGGTTGTGGGGCAGGCGAATTTTGCTTTAGTGAACTGACGAGCTCTCCTCCCACATTATCTCGACCGGACCGGAACGCACGTTCCATTGCCGGGGGCGTCCCGCGCACCGAAGCTGCCGGTGTGCAAACGGCTCGGTGACGGTGGTGCCAGCGTAAGAATGAAAAGGTTCGAGTACTCGTTGTCGCAGAGGTCGCCCACATCGGTTCCGCCAAGCGCCGCAATGATGGGACCAACTGTGTTGCTGTGGCCGACGACGAGAATTCGCGAGCCCGGGTGACGCTTTACCGCGACCGCCACGCTCTCCGCGTGAGCCTGAACAGATGAACCCACCGACACGGTAATGGGTGTAATGCGGCGCAACCCGGCAATCGGCCCCCCGGTGAGACGCGTGCGTCGGAGTTGAGTTGTGATGACGACGTCGATGTCCGCTTCCCGAAGCTGGGCAGCAAGCGAATCAGCCCGCGCGTAACCCGCGGTGCTCAGATCGACATCGCTGTTGGCTTCCTTCACCGCAGCCTTCTCCGCGTGCCGGACAAGATAGACAGTCGTTTCCGTGCGGCTGTCTGGAAGAGTTCCTGGCGGAGTAGCGGGCGCACAACCTGCAACGAGCGCCAGCGCGAGGGAGATGATGGACAGGCGCGTTGCACGGAAGGATCTGGAGATTATCATTAGCCTTCCTGAATACCTTCATGAGCATGGGTACGCAAGCGTCTCAGGTGCCGGTCCCTTGCAGTATCTGCCTTTTCGAGGCTTACGATGAAACACGCGCAATCTGGTTCAAATAAAGTCCTCGCTTCGCTGGCCCTGTGCGCGCTGCTTGGGATTGTAGCGTGCGACGGCGGCCGTGCATCGAAAACGTCCGACGACATTGCCGCAGACTCGGCACTCGCGGCCGATCTGGCACTCGCCAACCGGGATACACTTCTCGTGGATTCCATCGGTGCCTATCGGCCAGCGGGTGAAGGGGACCAATCCCCTACCGATGACACTGCACTGGTCGACGCCGATCTGGCAGAGCCCACCCGTCGCCCGACGGCTTCGCGACCAGCGCTCTCGCTGCCTCCCCCCGCCGCGCGCACGCCGGCGACGAGCCCGCGTACCACCGACAGGGTTGCGGTTGAAGCTCCCGAGCGCCCTCCCGTCCCGAATAATCCCCGTCCCGCACCCGCCGCTCCCGAGTCTGAGCGGCCTGAAACGGCTGACGCGCCTGAGGCGCCAGCCGTTCGGAGAAGCGGGACCGCTGCGTGTAATTCGCCGTCGCTTGCCGATCAACAGACCTGTGTCCGTGCGAGCCTTGCGTCTACCGACATGCGCCTGAACCGCATCTATCGCGCACTGATTACCGAGATGCGCCGGCGGGAGGGTGTCGGCAATGGAGACAAGGATCCGCCTTCGGTTCAGCGGTTACGCGTTGGGCAACGTTCCTGGCTGGTTTATCGCGACACCGAGTGTCGCCGGCGAGGCCGTGGCCGCGAGGGCCGGCTCTGGGCTCCGCCGCGTGTACGGTGCCTCGGGGAATTCTCGAGGCGGCGCTCCACCGAGCTGGCCGACCAGTTCAGCCGGCTAACGGACAGCTGATAGCTGATTCAGCACATAGCCCGCGGGCACTGGAGGGCGTCGTCGGCGCATCCAACCCGCTCAGCTTGTTATTCGCTAAATCCACCGCCGAACACGGGCCTTATATTCCATATACGCGGCTCCGAATTTCCCCTCGAGATAGCTCTCCTCGCGCTCGATGACGCCCCTCTGGAGCACCAGGATTGCAAGTGGCAGCAGGAAAAACGGCCAGAATGTGTTCGCGACCAGTGATGCGCCTGCGTAGATAAGAACGAATCCGACATACAACGGGTTTCGTGTGAACATGAAGGGTCCGCTGCTGACAATCGCGGTCGTCGGACTGTAGGGAACAACCGCCGTACGGGCGCGGCGGAACTCGACGACTCCCCAGGCAATGAGAATCAGGCCCGCGACGGCAAGCGTGATTCCTGCCCACAGGCCGGTGGCTCCGGAGAAGATCGGAAGGGGCCGCATCCAGTTCGCGGCCAACCCGGCGATGAGTGGAATTGCGACGATCAGCGGCGGAGGTGCAACGACCCCCGCGTTGTCACGAACCTTCCCGGACACTGGATTACTCATATCAGCAGCGGCGCTGCCGAAACCGGGAACTCCCGATCGCAGCGCGAACCTCTTCAGGTGAACTTTGCTTAAAAGGTTTGAACACCGCGAGATAGCCAACCGCCAGCGTGTGGAAAGCCGTCTGATCGTAACCGGCAGCGGCCATTTCGCACTTGAGCTGAGCCGGTGGAGTACCGTGCGACGAAGTCGGACGATCGACATCGACGATTCCGACGCTCGCACCGGGCTTCAATGAGGGATGGAGATTGTACAACAGTGCGTATGGCTGGTCGATCTCATGGTACATATGCACAAACAAGGCGCGATCCACCGATGCCGGCGGCAGCCGCGGATTGTCGGACGAGCCCAGTATGACTCGCACGTTCGCGAGTTTCTCTTTCTCGATCCGCTTTGTGAGATCTCTCACATAATTGGGCATGATGTCTTCCGCAAACACTCGCCCGGCAGTGCCGACGCGAGGCGAGAGCCGCACGGTGTAGTAGCCACTACCCGCGCCGATGTCTGCGATGCCCATACCGGTGCTGATTCCAAGCAGAGCCATCACAGTATCTGCTTCTCCGACGCGATCGCGCGCGTCTTCGTTGTCCCATGTCGCTGACACGATGGAGGCGACGGGACGATCCGGTTTCGGGAATGCAGCCGCGGGGAGGGACGGCGCCGCCGCCGCAGGAATCGGAGTAGCACCCGCGGCGCCGTTCTCGACCGTCGGTGCAGGTTCGCGCCGACAGCCAGCGGAGCCTGTCCAGAGCGTGAGCACCGCGACCACAACGAGTTTGCACATTGTTGGAATCATATCAGCCATGTCATCCGCAATCTGCTGACCACCTGCAAAAACGGGTCGTCGTCATTTACGTGCCGCACGCATCTGGAGTCGCTGTGTCAACGCTCGCTGAAAATCAGCGCGTATACAAGGAGGTTGATCAGCAGTACCAGTGCGCCGAGCACGATGTGATTTCGCCGGCTGTGGGCGGGGTCGAAGCGGGAGCGAAGGATGTGGTGTTGCAAAAATCCCTCGTCGTATGGTACCCGGCCGCCGCGAAGCCACGATTGTTTTTCCCATGGTGTGAGCGGGCAGCCCAGGTTGAACGTCATGGTTGCGAACGCCCACGCCACTGCCGCCAGGTGAATCCACATCAACGCCGGTGATATCAGGACCAGCAGGCTGCCGGCAATCACGAAGAGCACATAGGCGATATGAATTCCAGCAATTCCTCGAGCGAGAATCCGCCAGCTCACCGCACCGTCCGGCACAGGCTCTGTCAGCGGACGCCGGTCGTCACGAGGCACTGAAATCATTTTGAGGTGGTCGCGTCAAAGTGAGGATTCTCGATTATACCGAGCCGGTTGCCGAACGGATCCATTACGGTTGCCACGCGTATCCCGCCCCCCACGTCGCTCACTGGATTTGACATCGTTGCGCCCGAGCTCAGCAGGCGTTCGAGAGCTTCGTCGGCATTGTTCACTGCCCAGTAGGCCGTAGCCCCTCCCGCACCGCCCGTACCCGCGTTGGGATCGAGCCCCAACTCGAAGCCGCCGACGTTGAATCCAACGTAGTACGGCTCATCGAAATAGGGCTGGATGCCGAGGGCGTCCTGGTACCATTGTTTCGCCCGGGTGATGTCGGGGGCGGCGTAGATGACGGTGCGCAGGCCGATAAAAAAAGGGGATTGATTCGCCATGAATTCAGAGTCCTCGAAAAGTGATTATGATGGGGATGCATCGCGGTATCCATCGTCCGGTCAACCAGTGCAGGAGTCGCTTGTGACGCTGATTTTTCTCGCAATCGGATTTTTCGCCGGCATTCTCTCTGGAGTTTTCGGCGTTGGCGGCGGAGTCGTTATAGTCCCTGCTCTGATTTTGATTGCCGGCATGGCCCCAATCGCCGCAACGGGGACCTCGCTCGCCGCATTGCTGCTGCCAGTAGGTATTCTCGGCGTGTGGGAATATTACAGGAAAGGAAATCTCGACATCAGCGCAGCGCTATGGATCGCCCTTGGCCTGGTGGTTGGTGTCTGGATTGGTGCCCGGCTGGCTCATGAGCTTTCTCCGGTGCAGCTCAAACGCGCGTTCTCGCTCTTTCTGGTGCTCGTGGCCGCGCGGATATGGTGGACATGATGGAGGGAGGGCCAGCTTGTCGGCATTGCTTGATGAATGATAACGTTATATGATGACATTATGCGAACGATCATCGAGATTCCAGAACATATTCTTAGCCGCCTGGACGAAGAAGCTGAGCGGCATGCGATATCACGTGCCGAAGCGGTGCGCTGGGCGCTGACAGAGTACCTCGCTCGACGCACGACACCGCGCACTGACGCTGCGTTTGGCGTCTGGAAATCGAAGCCTGTCGATCCGTTGGCGCATGAGGACTCCATTCGCAACGAGTGGCGCGGGTGAGAGCGGTCTTCGACACGAACATTCTCATCGACTACTTGAACGGCTCGAAGAAAGCGAAGACAGAAATTGGTTCGATCGACGAGCCCTTTATCAGCCTTGTGACGTGGATGGAAGTTCTCGTCGGGGTCGCTGACGCGGACGAGGAATCGAGCATCAGGGAGTTCCTTCGGCGATTCTCGGTTTATCCCGTGGACGAAGGTGTTGCTGAACGGGCAGTTGCAATCCGGCGCGAGAACAATCTCAGACTTCCCGACGCAATTATCTGGGCCACGGCGTACCGGCTGGGAACGATCCTTGTGACCCGCAACACTCGTGATTTTCCGCCGCGGCACCCCTCAATAAGAATTCCCTACAGGATGTGACTGTTTCGGCGGGAGAGATCACGCCGATGCGTTTGTGCGGATCAGATTCCGAACTGCCTGAAATGGTGATCGATGTGGCGGGTAGCCAGGCACCTTCCATGCGTTCGATGACAGCGCGCCAAACGCCGGATGGTGGCCAGTTACCACCGGTGTTACGCCGGCCGAATTATTCACTTCACACACATCTCTTGTCTTCGGGGTTTGTTCGGGATAAACTACGTCAGCGCCCATGACCTCAGCCGCCTCGCTTGTCGACCTTCGCTCGCTTCTCGAGCAACGCTTTCCCGATGCGACGCCGCTTACGCATCACACTGCCGATCCAGTCGCGACGGGGATTCGGGGGCTTGATGCGATTCTCCCAGGTGGGGGACTGCCCCGGGGGCGGCTCTCGGTATGGATGCCTCAGGGCGGGGCGACCGCAATTCTGCGCGCCGCCTGTCACACCACCGTCAGAGCCGGGGAGCGGGCCGCATGGATTGATGGACTCGGTACCATTGCCGGCCAGTTCTGGGAGGAGGGGCCGGTGCTCGTTCGTCCGTCAAACCGAAGGAACTCTCTCAGGTGCAGCGAGGAGCTGCTGAGATGCGGTGGATTTGCGCTGGTGGTACTTGCTGGTGCGGAGCCGGCCGGACCTGAGATGGTGCGGCTCTCTCGCGCTGCCCGCGAAGGCGGTGGAGCGTTTGTCGCCCTTACTACTCACACTTCCATGGCAAGTTTGCGGATCACCTCGCGTCTCACTCTGGGCGGGTATCTCTGGAAGAAGGATCCCTTCGGCGATCCCGCCGATGCCTATTCCGCGACCGTGAACGTGAGGGCGCAGTCGCTGGGATGGAACAGGCAGACGGAGTTCAGGTTGCCGATCGTGCCGCACGAGGCGCGGATGGCGCTCGATGCGGGGTTGCCGGACAGGAGGGGGAGTCGCAGAGGTGATTGACCTTGACTGCGGGTGCGCCGCGGGGGACGTAAAGGCGTCTCCTGGCCTGGCGGCGCTGTCATGACACGTGTATTGACAAACTCCGGCCAATACGCCACAATCCCTGGATGGGCATCAAGAGCCAGCAGATTCAGATTCGCGTCACGGCAGGGCAGAAGACGGCACTGCGGCGGCTGGCGAAGCGCGCGAACCAGGACCTTTCGAGCTACATCCTGTCACGCTCCCTTCCCTCTGAAAGCGCAAGATTCGAAAACCTCCTGCGCGCCCTCCGAGACAATCCGGACTCACGCCTGGGCCTGGCGGCGCTTAACGATTTCCTCAGCGATCTCCTGACGACGCAGATCGCCGAGTCGCTGCGGTACGCCGACCTGGCCGGCCTCTCGCAATTGCTCCAGAACTACGTGGCTGCAATGGTCGAACAGGCATGCTCCCGGAAACGGGCAGCTCCACCTCAATGGGTACGCGAAGTGACGCCTCTCGCCGAACCGTACTTTGCCAGCGAACTCAAAGCGCTTCGCTCACACCTCCTGTTGGCCGCGCCCGTTCCCTTCAAGCGGCGGAACCTGTTCGTCGATTCGAGCATCGGCGACCGCGTGTGATGGCCAGCGACTCAATCCGCCTCACACGAGCGGACATGCATCGCCTTTTCGAGATGCTCGACGGCAAGCTCGCGGCTCAATCGACAGTAGGCGAGCTCCTCCTCGTCGGCGGCGCGGTTATGTGTCTGGCGTTCAACGCCCGTGACGCGACGCATGATGTTGATGCGCTGTTCCGGCCCGCTAAGGTAGTGCGCGAAGCGGCCGCGCACGTGGCGATTGCTGCGGGCGTGCCGGCTACATGGCTCAACGATTCAGTGAAGGGCTACCTCAGCCCACACGGAGAGTTCGACCCTTTCCTGGAGCTTGCGCATCTGCGCGTTTTCGTCGCTCGGCCCGAGTATCTTCTCGCGATGAAGTGCGCCGCACTGCGACTCGGCGCGGAATTTCACGACCTTGATGATGTGCGGTACCTGCTCAGGTATCTGAACATTG from Gemmatimonadaceae bacterium includes these protein-coding regions:
- a CDS encoding DUF2784 domain-containing protein, which codes for MISVPRDDRRPLTEPVPDGAVSWRILARGIAGIHIAYVLFVIAGSLLVLISPALMWIHLAAVAWAFATMTFNLGCPLTPWEKQSWLRGGRVPYDEGFLQHHILRSRFDPAHSRRNHIVLGALVLLINLLVYALIFSER
- a CDS encoding VOC family protein; its protein translation is MANQSPFFIGLRTVIYAAPDITRAKQWYQDALGIQPYFDEPYYVGFNVGGFELGLDPNAGTGGAGGATAYWAVNNADEALERLLSSGATMSNPVSDVGGGIRVATVMDPFGNRLGIIENPHFDATTSK
- a CDS encoding sulfite exporter TauE/SafE family protein, which gives rise to MNSESSKSDYDGDASRYPSSGQPVQESLVTLIFLAIGFFAGILSGVFGVGGGVVIVPALILIAGMAPIAATGTSLAALLLPVGILGVWEYYRKGNLDISAALWIALGLVVGVWIGARLAHELSPVQLKRAFSLFLVLVAARIWWT
- a CDS encoding ribbon-helix-helix protein, CopG family is translated as MRTIIEIPEHILSRLDEEAERHAISRAEAVRWALTEYLARRTTPRTDAAFGVWKSKPVDPLAHEDSIRNEWRG
- a CDS encoding type II toxin-antitoxin system VapC family toxin yields the protein MRAVFDTNILIDYLNGSKKAKTEIGSIDEPFISLVTWMEVLVGVADADEESSIREFLRRFSVYPVDEGVAERAVAIRRENNLRLPDAIIWATAYRLGTILVTRNTRDFPPRHPSIRIPYRM